From Micromonospora rhizosphaerae, the proteins below share one genomic window:
- the hpf gene encoding ribosome hibernation-promoting factor, HPF/YfiA family has translation MDIVVKGRNVEVPDHYRVHVAEKLAKIERYDQKLIRVDVELFHERNPRQADHCQRVEITCVSRGPVIRAEACTSDFYSALDTAIAKLDTRLRRLADRRRVHRGRHAPLSVAAATAGLPVADLGEPPLAALANGHRTATAVAERPEETLDDYDDQPWHIAREKVHPAEPMTIDDALFQMELVGHDFYLFQDKESGRPSVVYRRHAYDYGIISLDTNP, from the coding sequence GTGGATATCGTGGTCAAGGGCCGTAACGTCGAGGTTCCGGACCATTACCGGGTGCACGTAGCCGAGAAACTCGCGAAGATCGAACGCTACGACCAGAAGCTCATTCGTGTCGATGTCGAGCTGTTCCACGAGCGCAATCCGCGCCAGGCCGATCATTGCCAGCGGGTGGAAATCACCTGCGTCTCACGGGGCCCGGTGATCCGGGCCGAGGCCTGCACGAGTGATTTCTACAGCGCACTGGACACGGCCATCGCGAAGCTGGACACCCGGTTGCGCCGGTTGGCCGACCGGCGCCGGGTCCACCGGGGGCGGCACGCGCCGCTCTCCGTCGCCGCCGCCACTGCCGGCCTGCCGGTAGCCGACCTCGGCGAGCCACCGCTGGCCGCGCTCGCCAACGGCCATCGGACGGCCACCGCGGTCGCCGAACGCCCCGAGGAAACACTCGACGACTACGACGACCAGCCGTGGCACATCGCGCGGGAGAAGGTGCACCCCGCCGAGCCGATGACCATCGACGACGCGCTGTTCCAGATGGAACTGGTGGGCCACGACTTCTACCTGTTCCAGGACAAGGAGTCCGGCCGGCCGAGCGTCGTCTACCGCCGCCACGCATACGACTACGGGATCATCTCGCTCGACACCAACCCCTGA
- the mtrA gene encoding MtrAB system response regulator MtrA: MRARVLVVDDDPALAEMLGIVLRSEGFVPAFVADGERALAAFRDNRPDIVLLDLMLPGMSGIDVARAIRAESGVPIVMLTAKSDTVDVVLGLESGADDYVVKPFKPKELVARMRARLRRGEDVAPEMLTIGPPGIQISIDVPAHTVSRDGEEVKLTPLEFDLLVALARKPRQVFTREVLLEQVWGYRHAADTRLVNVHVQRLRAKIEPDPERPEIILTVRGVGYKAGTG; encoded by the coding sequence ATGAGAGCCCGGGTACTGGTGGTCGACGACGACCCAGCGCTCGCCGAGATGCTCGGCATCGTCCTGCGCAGCGAGGGCTTCGTGCCCGCATTCGTCGCGGACGGGGAACGGGCATTGGCCGCTTTCCGTGACAATCGGCCCGATATCGTCCTGCTCGACCTGATGCTGCCCGGCATGAGCGGCATCGACGTGGCGCGCGCGATCCGGGCCGAGTCCGGCGTGCCAATCGTCATGCTGACCGCCAAGAGCGACACGGTGGACGTGGTGCTCGGCCTGGAGTCCGGGGCCGACGACTACGTCGTCAAGCCGTTCAAGCCCAAGGAGCTGGTGGCCCGGATGCGCGCCCGGCTGCGCCGGGGCGAGGACGTGGCGCCGGAGATGCTCACCATCGGGCCGCCCGGCATCCAGATCTCCATCGACGTGCCGGCGCACACGGTGAGCCGGGACGGCGAGGAGGTGAAGCTGACCCCGCTGGAGTTCGACCTGCTGGTCGCGCTCGCCCGCAAGCCGCGGCAGGTCTTCACCCGCGAGGTGCTGTTGGAGCAGGTCTGGGGCTACCGGCACGCCGCCGACACCCGCCTGGTCAACGTGCACGTGCAGCGGCTGCGGGCCAAGATCGAGCCGGATCCGGAGCGACCGGAAATCATCCTCACCGTTCGGGGCGTGGGCTACAAGGCGGGTACCGGATAG
- a CDS encoding DUF4129 domain-containing protein, translating to MSRWWTEAVAALGDVVPLPLATLLLLLVALLVALGWYFFPAWVPRRLPRLPRLRLPRFRFPRLPRWRLPRLRRLPRRRRRPRTTAEAPTVPAPRAGAPEQPAAAHASLADRLAAEGRYAESVRERLRDMIRELVVGRVVEHRPGMTVAELTAAAARVRPRVHPPLHAAGTIFSDLWYAQRPATPEHDRRMRELATDLHRELSGDPEDGERR from the coding sequence GTGAGCCGGTGGTGGACCGAGGCGGTCGCGGCCCTCGGCGACGTGGTACCGCTGCCACTCGCCACGCTGCTCCTGCTGCTCGTCGCGCTCCTGGTCGCCCTGGGCTGGTACTTCTTCCCCGCCTGGGTGCCCCGGCGGCTGCCCCGGCTCCCGCGGCTGCGGTTGCCCCGGTTCCGGTTCCCGCGGCTGCCCCGCTGGCGGCTCCCGCGGCTGCGCCGGCTCCCCCGCCGCCGACGGCGCCCCAGGACGACCGCCGAGGCGCCGACCGTGCCCGCACCCCGGGCCGGCGCGCCGGAGCAGCCCGCCGCCGCGCACGCCTCGCTCGCCGACCGGCTCGCCGCCGAGGGCCGGTACGCGGAGTCGGTCCGGGAGCGGCTGCGCGACATGATCCGTGAGCTGGTCGTCGGGCGGGTGGTCGAGCACCGCCCCGGGATGACCGTCGCGGAGCTCACCGCGGCGGCGGCCCGGGTCCGGCCCCGGGTGCACCCGCCCCTGCACGCCGCCGGCACGATCTTCTCCGACCTCTGGTACGCCCAGCGCCCGGCCACCCCGGAGCACGACCGGCGGATGCGCGAACTCGCCACCGACCTGCACCGGGAGCTCTCCGGTGACCCCGAGGACGGTGAGCGCCGGTGA
- a CDS encoding DUF58 domain-containing protein, producing the protein MTWRAALLLGAGALTLPAWPAPFVGVAAMTGLVLLLVALDWSLAAPLHALTATRTGDRAVRLGGTATVTLHLANTSARTLRAQVRDAWVPSAGARPDVPPRRLLLVEPRGTATLPVRLTPSRRGDRPAVALTVRSFGPLRLAFRQRAGRPDTPPWALRVLPRFDSRRHLPEKLARLRIIDGIQVTRGRGQGTEFDTLREYVVGDDVRSIDWRASARRSDVLVRTWRPERDRRLVCVLDTGRTSAVRVGDQPRLDTAIDAALLLTALAARAGDRVDLLAADAVIRARVTGSGRPALLSRLVDGVAPLHPALVETDFELIAGEVLRRERQRSLVVLFTALEAGALGEGLLPVLPRLAARHKVVIAATHDPVLTGLTVAPPTGPEDAYAAAAAWRALAERDRVRAALARHGVTVVDAPADRLAPTVADTYLRLKSLGQL; encoded by the coding sequence ATGACCTGGCGGGCGGCGCTGCTGCTCGGGGCGGGCGCGCTGACCCTGCCGGCCTGGCCGGCGCCGTTCGTCGGCGTGGCGGCGATGACCGGCCTGGTGCTGCTGCTGGTCGCCCTCGACTGGTCGCTGGCGGCGCCGCTGCACGCGCTCACCGCCACCCGGACCGGCGACCGGGCGGTCCGGCTCGGCGGCACCGCCACGGTCACGCTGCACCTGGCCAACACCTCCGCCCGTACGCTGCGCGCCCAGGTGCGCGACGCCTGGGTGCCCTCGGCGGGCGCCCGTCCCGACGTACCGCCGCGGCGGCTGTTGCTGGTCGAGCCGCGCGGCACGGCCACGCTGCCCGTACGGCTCACTCCGTCGCGCCGGGGCGACCGGCCGGCGGTGGCGCTGACCGTACGCTCCTTCGGGCCGCTGCGGCTGGCGTTCCGGCAGCGGGCCGGCCGCCCCGACACGCCACCGTGGGCGCTGCGGGTACTGCCCCGCTTCGACTCCCGGCGGCACCTGCCGGAGAAGCTGGCCCGGCTGCGGATCATCGACGGCATACAGGTCACCCGGGGTCGGGGCCAGGGCACCGAGTTCGACACCCTGCGCGAGTACGTGGTCGGCGACGACGTGCGGTCGATCGACTGGCGGGCCAGCGCGCGCCGGTCCGACGTGCTGGTCCGCACCTGGCGGCCGGAGCGGGACCGGCGACTGGTCTGCGTGCTGGACACCGGTCGCACCTCGGCGGTACGGGTCGGCGACCAGCCCCGGTTGGACACCGCGATCGACGCGGCGCTGCTGCTCACCGCGCTCGCCGCCCGGGCAGGCGACCGGGTCGACCTGCTGGCGGCGGACGCCGTGATCCGGGCGCGGGTGACCGGCAGCGGCCGGCCGGCCCTGCTCTCCCGGCTGGTCGACGGGGTCGCCCCGCTCCACCCGGCGCTGGTGGAGACGGACTTCGAGCTGATCGCCGGTGAGGTGCTGCGCCGGGAGCGGCAGCGCAGCCTGGTGGTGCTCTTCACCGCCCTGGAGGCGGGCGCCCTCGGCGAGGGCCTGCTGCCGGTGCTGCCCCGGCTGGCCGCCCGACACAAGGTGGTGATCGCCGCGACCCACGACCCGGTGCTGACCGGGCTGACCGTCGCCCCGCCCACCGGCCCGGAGGACGCCTACGCCGCCGCCGCGGCCTGGCGGGCGCTGGCCGAACGGGACCGCGTCCGCGCCGCGCTGGCGAGACACGGGGTGACCGTGGTCGACGCCCCCGCCGACCGCCTCGCCCCCACGGTCGCCGACACCTATCTCCGCCTCAAGTCCCTGGGCCAACTCTGA
- a CDS encoding LpqB family beta-propeller domain-containing protein, translated as MRRRLLAAVLGGVLLPAGLTGCGIPDSSGVQMDGQGPAVESGPYAGAAAQPPTRTASDDPKQFVLNYLAAAAGERDGAYERVKQFIAPEARSRVREKQGSEVTLHVVRLRENPEDTANSDGTSDVRVKVQQVGVLRADGTLAPPVLTETQYLFKLRPADTGDPGLLLTTPQNVLLLSEDALQYYYGTHTIYFWNSDQTRLVPDQRYLPVVVPAERRVTEIVRWLAGGPPDWLAPGVTRLPDSTSLINNATGSDDGRWEINLNMPGANDKRLTRLATQLAWSLPEFAKQLDLKIGNQSRRTVDLEQERLTNPAYPTSGSPQRFCVYDGAIHALSFAGEPRGSVPLAAAANKAVVSAALSRAGDGILAALVVTRADRKQRLVVGHGPQPVSKPKGEGWYGSIGRPTWLRSTDPRQPYGLVVADGRLYRFDGDGGMSQVSLAVSGTVSAVAASLDGHRIALIVDGALYVAAVSLDGGVVAVGQPRRLVTKLADLSAVDWSGENKLIIAGYEGRPAIYETGVDGAEESPRKQDIGARVTHLSAYAADSVGPLPTGAYMYEANKVAYQSNPFDTIKRDQVLNVTAPAAGVRASNPTAPFFLY; from the coding sequence GTGAGGCGCCGGTTGCTGGCCGCAGTGCTCGGCGGCGTGCTCCTGCCCGCCGGGCTCACCGGCTGCGGCATTCCCGACAGCTCCGGCGTCCAGATGGACGGCCAGGGCCCGGCGGTGGAGTCGGGGCCGTACGCCGGCGCCGCGGCGCAGCCGCCCACCCGGACCGCGAGCGACGATCCCAAGCAGTTCGTCCTCAACTACCTGGCCGCGGCAGCCGGGGAGCGGGATGGGGCGTACGAACGGGTCAAGCAGTTCATCGCGCCCGAGGCGAGGAGCCGGGTCCGGGAGAAGCAGGGCAGCGAGGTGACGCTGCACGTGGTCCGGCTCCGGGAGAACCCGGAGGACACGGCGAACAGCGACGGCACGAGCGACGTCCGGGTCAAGGTCCAGCAGGTCGGTGTGCTCCGCGCCGATGGCACCCTCGCGCCCCCGGTGTTGACCGAGACCCAGTACCTGTTCAAGCTGCGCCCGGCCGACACCGGCGACCCGGGGCTGCTTCTCACCACCCCGCAGAACGTGCTGCTGCTCAGCGAGGACGCGCTGCAGTACTACTACGGCACGCACACCATCTACTTCTGGAACTCCGACCAGACCCGCCTGGTGCCCGACCAGCGTTACCTGCCAGTGGTGGTGCCCGCCGAGCGGCGGGTCACCGAGATCGTCAGGTGGCTCGCCGGCGGGCCGCCCGACTGGCTGGCCCCGGGCGTCACCCGGCTGCCGGACAGCACCTCCCTGATCAACAATGCCACCGGGTCGGACGACGGACGGTGGGAGATCAACCTCAACATGCCGGGCGCCAACGACAAACGGCTCACCCGGCTCGCCACCCAGCTCGCCTGGTCGCTGCCGGAGTTCGCCAAGCAGCTCGATCTCAAGATCGGGAATCAGAGCCGGCGTACGGTCGACCTCGAGCAGGAACGGCTGACCAATCCGGCGTATCCGACCAGCGGGAGCCCGCAGCGCTTCTGTGTCTACGACGGCGCGATCCACGCGCTCTCCTTCGCCGGCGAGCCGAGGGGCAGCGTGCCGCTGGCCGCCGCCGCGAACAAGGCGGTCGTCTCGGCGGCGCTCAGCCGCGCGGGCGACGGGATCCTCGCCGCGCTGGTGGTGACCCGGGCCGACCGGAAGCAACGGCTGGTGGTCGGCCACGGGCCGCAGCCGGTCTCGAAGCCTAAGGGCGAGGGCTGGTACGGCTCGATCGGCCGGCCGACCTGGCTCCGGTCCACCGATCCGCGGCAACCGTACGGGCTGGTGGTGGCCGACGGGCGGCTCTACCGGTTCGACGGGGACGGCGGGATGAGCCAGGTGTCGCTCGCCGTCTCCGGCACGGTCTCCGCGGTGGCCGCCTCCCTCGACGGGCACCGGATCGCGCTGATCGTCGACGGCGCCCTCTACGTCGCCGCGGTGAGCCTCGACGGCGGTGTGGTGGCGGTCGGCCAGCCCCGCCGGCTGGTCACCAAGCTGGCCGACCTTTCGGCGGTCGACTGGAGCGGCGAGAACAAGCTGATCATCGCCGGCTACGAGGGGCGGCCCGCGATCTACGAGACGGGTGTCGACGGCGCCGAGGAGTCGCCGCGCAAGCAGGACATCGGTGCCCGGGTGACGCACCTGTCCGCCTACGCCGCCGATTCGGTTGGGCCGCTGCCCACCGGTGCGTACATGTACGAAGCGAACAAGGTGGCCTACCAGAGCAACCCGTTCGACACCATCAAGCGGGACCAGGTGTTGAACGTGACGGCGCCGGCGGCGGGGGTCCGCGCCTCCAACCCGACTGCTCCCTTCTTCCTCTACTGA
- a CDS encoding DUF4350 domain-containing protein, with product MTSTIEATRTVPERPRQARRRRHRLLIPLGLALLLIAVTLVAHAVDQPDPADRGFLSPVATDDDGGSRLAAALRGQGVPVRRETDTLRALLAARPGPATLFVPAPELVHPDTVAALADLPLGSRLVLVDPSRRVLEGLGAPLVPTSRRWATRAIAPDADGQPCTLPEALGAGTAAADRQRYAGPPGRAVVPDRCYSGGLFRVSWRTEVVVIGASDPFRNDRIDELGNRALATGLLGGPRPLVWLDLDGPAPAPSFGTGPDGEPGWSPTPGGSTRGENGGRPGRDGTPSRGSDGQDEAGGRSPQNPLWTAFPVWFWALLAQLALAGLLVVLWRARRLGPPVLEPLPVTVRSAETVLGRARLYRRAGARGPAAATLRAAALDRLLPRLNLPPTTPPTEVAARVAARAGIGSDQAEQLLYGDEPATDQELLELARALDRVARTVAARPDHPTEGDLR from the coding sequence GTGACCAGCACCATCGAGGCGACGAGGACGGTCCCGGAGCGGCCGCGCCAGGCCCGCCGTCGTCGGCACCGGCTGCTGATCCCGCTCGGGCTGGCCCTCCTGCTGATCGCGGTCACCCTGGTGGCGCACGCGGTCGACCAGCCCGACCCGGCCGACCGGGGCTTCCTCTCCCCCGTCGCCACCGATGACGACGGGGGCAGCCGGCTCGCCGCGGCGCTGCGCGGGCAGGGCGTGCCCGTACGGCGGGAGACCGACACCCTGCGGGCACTGCTCGCCGCCCGGCCCGGCCCGGCCACGCTCTTCGTGCCGGCTCCGGAGCTGGTGCACCCGGACACCGTCGCCGCCCTGGCCGACCTGCCCCTCGGCAGTCGCCTGGTGCTGGTCGACCCGTCCCGCCGGGTGCTGGAAGGCCTCGGCGCGCCGCTCGTGCCGACATCGCGCCGCTGGGCCACCCGGGCCATCGCCCCGGACGCCGACGGCCAGCCGTGCACGCTGCCCGAGGCCCTCGGCGCCGGGACGGCCGCCGCCGACCGCCAGCGCTACGCCGGCCCGCCCGGCCGGGCCGTCGTCCCCGACCGCTGCTACTCGGGTGGACTGTTCCGGGTGTCCTGGCGGACCGAGGTGGTGGTGATCGGGGCCAGCGACCCGTTCCGCAACGACCGGATCGACGAGCTGGGCAACCGCGCCCTCGCCACCGGCCTGCTCGGCGGCCCCCGTCCGCTGGTCTGGCTCGACCTGGACGGCCCGGCGCCCGCACCGAGCTTCGGCACCGGGCCCGACGGCGAGCCGGGCTGGTCCCCCACGCCGGGCGGCTCCACCCGCGGGGAGAACGGCGGCCGGCCGGGACGCGACGGGACGCCGAGCCGGGGCTCCGACGGGCAGGACGAGGCCGGCGGCCGGTCACCGCAGAATCCGCTCTGGACCGCCTTCCCCGTCTGGTTCTGGGCGCTGCTCGCCCAGCTCGCGCTGGCCGGGCTGCTGGTGGTGCTCTGGCGGGCCCGCCGACTCGGCCCGCCCGTGTTGGAACCGCTGCCGGTGACCGTCCGCTCCGCCGAGACGGTGCTCGGTCGGGCCCGGCTCTACCGGCGCGCCGGCGCCCGCGGCCCGGCGGCGGCGACCCTGCGCGCGGCCGCGCTGGACCGGCTGCTGCCCCGGCTCAACCTGCCGCCGACCACGCCACCGACCGAGGTGGCCGCCCGGGTCGCCGCGCGCGCCGGCATCGGCTCCGACCAGGCCGAACAACTGCTCTACGGCGACGAGCCGGCCACCGACCAGGAGCTGCTGGAGCTGGCCCGCGCGCTGGACCGGGTGGCCCGCACGGTCGCCGCCCGTCCCGACCACCCGACCGAAGGAGATCTCCGGTGA
- the mtrB gene encoding MtrAB system histidine kinase MtrB: MLAGRSARLVAGLHQTWRRSLQVRVVTITLVASSLLVSGFAYLIADKITSILVQNAVTDARLRLSSGSDYAAKQFSLYSQPQEAQLQDTIDGTVNYLAGGDPAQTSGVVVAITADNYPGIIKPRTAPDADVRPLISRELRTAVAEGNIAHQIGTGRLTGERTKYLVYGSPVPTRFGQVELYYFLPLARQDATAADARATVIATGVALVLLLGLLAALVTRMVVTPVRVAARTAQRLSAGLLDQRMAVNGEDDLALLAASFNQMATNLQRQILRLEEMSRLQRRFTSDVSHELRTPLTTVRMAADLIFAERDEFDPAVARSAELLQAELDRFEELLTDLLEISRFDAGFAMLDAEPTDLVPVVHRVADRLAGLAERVGVTIELDVPATPVIAEVDPRRVERVLRNLVGNAVEHGEAKPVLITLAMDKSAVAITVRDHGVGLKPGEEKLVFNRFWRADPSRARQTGGTGLGLSISLEDARLHGGWLEAWGAPGQGAQFRLTLPARAGDRLTTSPLRLVPADAKLPFGGPRDGGLLAIGPGDGGTLAIGPAPTGGDRAEVSS, from the coding sequence ATGCTGGCGGGCCGGTCCGCCCGGCTGGTCGCCGGCCTGCACCAGACGTGGCGCCGGTCGCTGCAGGTCCGAGTGGTCACCATCACCCTGGTGGCGTCCAGCCTCCTGGTCAGCGGGTTCGCCTACCTGATCGCCGACAAGATCACCAGCATTCTGGTGCAGAACGCCGTGACGGACGCGCGCCTGCGCCTCTCCAGCGGCAGCGACTACGCGGCCAAGCAGTTCTCCCTGTACAGCCAGCCGCAGGAGGCGCAGCTCCAGGACACCATCGACGGCACGGTCAACTACCTGGCCGGCGGCGACCCGGCGCAGACCAGCGGGGTGGTGGTCGCCATCACCGCGGACAACTACCCCGGCATCATCAAGCCGCGTACGGCGCCGGACGCGGACGTCCGGCCGTTGATCAGTCGGGAGCTGCGGACCGCGGTCGCCGAGGGCAACATCGCCCACCAGATCGGCACCGGCCGACTGACCGGGGAGCGCACGAAATACCTCGTCTACGGCTCGCCGGTGCCGACCCGGTTCGGCCAGGTCGAGCTCTACTACTTCCTGCCACTGGCCCGGCAGGACGCCACCGCCGCCGACGCCCGGGCCACCGTGATCGCCACCGGCGTCGCCCTGGTGCTCCTGCTCGGCCTGCTCGCCGCCCTGGTCACCCGGATGGTGGTGACCCCGGTCCGGGTTGCCGCCCGGACGGCCCAGCGGCTCTCCGCCGGCCTGCTCGACCAGCGGATGGCGGTCAACGGCGAGGACGACCTCGCCCTGCTCGCGGCTTCCTTCAACCAGATGGCGACCAACCTCCAGCGGCAGATCCTCCGGCTGGAGGAGATGTCCCGGCTGCAGCGGCGGTTCACCTCCGACGTCTCCCACGAGCTGCGCACCCCGCTGACCACGGTCCGGATGGCCGCCGACCTGATCTTCGCCGAGCGCGACGAGTTCGATCCCGCGGTGGCCCGCAGCGCCGAGTTGCTCCAGGCCGAGCTGGACCGGTTCGAGGAGCTGCTCACCGACCTGCTGGAGATCAGCCGGTTCGACGCGGGGTTCGCGATGCTGGACGCCGAGCCGACCGACCTGGTGCCGGTGGTGCACCGGGTGGCCGACCGGCTCGCCGGCCTGGCCGAGCGGGTGGGCGTCACCATCGAGCTGGACGTGCCGGCCACGCCGGTGATCGCCGAGGTGGACCCGCGCCGGGTCGAGCGGGTGCTGCGGAACCTGGTCGGCAACGCGGTCGAGCACGGCGAGGCCAAGCCGGTGCTGATCACGCTCGCGATGGACAAGAGCGCGGTGGCGATCACCGTCCGGGACCATGGGGTGGGGCTCAAGCCCGGCGAGGAGAAGCTGGTCTTCAACCGGTTCTGGCGGGCCGACCCGTCCCGGGCCCGGCAGACCGGCGGCACCGGGCTCGGCCTGTCGATCAGCCTGGAGGACGCGCGACTGCACGGCGGCTGGCTGGAGGCGTGGGGGGCACCCGGGCAGGGCGCCCAGTTCCGGCTGACCCTGCCGGCGCGGGCCGGCGACCGGCTCACCACCTCCCCGCTGCGCCTGGTGCCGGCCGACGCCAAGCTGCCGTTCGGCGGTCCCCGCGACGGCGGCCTGCTGGCCATCGGTCCCGGTGACGGCGGCACCCTGGCCATCGGCCCGGCCCCGACCGGGGGCGACCGGGCGGAGGTTTCGTCGTGA
- a CDS encoding ComF family protein, with protein MLPAGCAGCGERTSGARQGFCPGCVRELESLRPGPARPSPVPPALPPCVALGPYAGALREALLAYKERGRHGLARPLGGLLAEVVAAAVPGPPRPVALVPVPDTAPAARARYGDHLDRLATHAAARLCAAGWPVRVLRPLRALPRPDSVALDSAGRAAAADAAFRLRRFGGPSLADRDSAVVVLDDIVTTGVTLAAVSRVLHAAGMPPKAAAVLAATQKRRHW; from the coding sequence GTGCTGCCGGCCGGGTGTGCCGGGTGCGGGGAGCGGACGTCGGGCGCCCGGCAGGGGTTCTGCCCCGGCTGCGTCCGCGAGTTGGAGTCGCTGCGCCCCGGTCCCGCCCGCCCCAGCCCAGTCCCGCCCGCCCTGCCGCCCTGCGTGGCCCTCGGCCCGTACGCGGGTGCGCTGCGGGAGGCGCTGCTGGCGTACAAGGAACGGGGCCGGCACGGGCTGGCCCGGCCGCTGGGCGGACTGCTCGCGGAGGTGGTGGCGGCGGCGGTCCCAGGCCCACCCCGGCCGGTGGCCCTGGTGCCGGTTCCGGACACCGCACCGGCGGCCCGGGCCCGGTACGGCGACCACCTCGACCGGTTGGCCACCCACGCGGCCGCGCGGCTGTGTGCGGCCGGCTGGCCGGTCCGGGTGCTCCGACCGCTGCGGGCGCTGCCCCGGCCGGACTCGGTCGCCCTGGACAGCGCCGGCCGGGCCGCGGCGGCGGACGCGGCCTTCCGGCTGCGCCGGTTCGGCGGGCCGTCCCTGGCCGATCGGGACAGCGCCGTGGTGGTGCTCGACGACATCGTCACCACCGGGGTGACGCTGGCCGCGGTAAGCCGGGTCTTGCACGCCGCGGGAATGCCGCCAAAGGCCGCGGCGGTGCTCGCCGCAACGCAAAAACGACGCCATTGGTAA
- a CDS encoding AAA family ATPase: MTVPSAVDQHDARAALHRLRAEVAKAVVGQDAVVTGLVIALLCRGHVLLEGVPGVAKTLLIRTVATALDLESKRVQFTPDLMPGDVTGSLIFDPHTAAFTFREGPVFTNLLLADEINRTPPKTQSALLEVMEERQVSVEGERRVLPDPFIVAATQNPIEYEGTYPLPEAQLDRFLLKLTVPLPSRDEELGVLRAHHAGFDPRDLGAAGVRPVATAADLAAAREAVRRVYVAEPLFGYIVDLCRATRATPALELGASPRGATALLNTAKAWSWLAGRDHVTPDDVKAVARPTLRHRLRLRPEVELEGVGVDSVLDTVLATVPTPR; encoded by the coding sequence ATGACCGTTCCGTCGGCCGTCGACCAGCACGACGCCCGCGCCGCCCTGCACCGGCTGCGAGCCGAGGTGGCCAAGGCGGTCGTCGGGCAGGACGCCGTGGTCACCGGGCTGGTGATCGCCCTGCTCTGCCGGGGGCACGTGCTGCTCGAAGGCGTGCCCGGGGTGGCCAAGACCCTGCTCATCCGCACCGTGGCCACCGCGCTGGACCTGGAGTCCAAGCGGGTCCAGTTCACCCCGGACCTGATGCCCGGCGACGTCACCGGGTCGCTGATCTTCGACCCGCACACCGCCGCCTTCACCTTCCGGGAGGGGCCGGTCTTCACCAACCTGCTGCTCGCCGACGAGATCAACCGGACGCCCCCGAAGACCCAGTCGGCGCTGCTGGAGGTGATGGAGGAGCGGCAGGTCTCCGTCGAGGGCGAACGGCGGGTGCTGCCCGACCCGTTCATCGTGGCGGCCACCCAGAACCCGATCGAGTACGAGGGCACCTACCCGCTGCCGGAGGCGCAGCTCGACCGGTTCCTGCTCAAGCTGACCGTGCCGCTGCCCAGCCGGGACGAGGAGCTGGGGGTGCTCCGCGCGCACCACGCCGGCTTCGACCCGCGCGACCTGGGCGCCGCCGGCGTACGGCCGGTGGCCACCGCGGCCGACCTCGCCGCGGCCCGGGAGGCGGTCCGCCGGGTGTACGTGGCCGAGCCGCTCTTCGGCTACATCGTGGACCTCTGCCGGGCCACCCGGGCCACCCCGGCGCTCGAACTGGGCGCCTCGCCCCGCGGCGCGACCGCCCTGCTCAACACGGCCAAGGCGTGGTCCTGGCTGGCCGGCCGCGACCACGTCACCCCGGACGACGTGAAGGCCGTCGCGCGGCCCACCCTGCGGCACCGGCTCCGGCTGCGCCCCGAGGTGGAGCTGGAGGGGGTCGGCGTCGACTCGGTGCTGGACACGGTGCTGGCCACCGTGCCGACGCCGCGATGA